The Micromonospora sp. M71_S20 genome window below encodes:
- a CDS encoding PDZ domain-containing protein translates to MRRRGVTVLLGALLTALLSIGVLGAPIPYVVLGPGPTVNTLGKENGKEVIQVTGRETSTSAGQLRLTTVGVQPSVKLRSAIQGWFSDDEAVVPRELVYPPGETRKEVEERNAEDFKVSQTSAETAALRELGYPVQVVVKTVAADGPAAGVLKPGDVLTSVDGEPVPLAARLTELIRAKPAGTALELGYTRDGAAATARVTSREQDGRPRIGVEIEQQQPHPFTLSIDLEDIGGPSAGLMFALGIVDKLTPEDLTGGKVIAGTGTIDDAGRVGPIGGIAQKLVGAKEAGAVAFLVPAANCAEAVRNPQPGLPLLKVGSLDEALTTLETLRAGGQPTRC, encoded by the coding sequence ATGAGACGTCGCGGCGTGACCGTCCTGCTCGGTGCTCTGCTCACCGCTCTGCTCAGCATCGGCGTGCTCGGCGCGCCCATCCCGTACGTGGTGCTCGGCCCGGGGCCGACCGTCAACACGCTCGGCAAGGAGAACGGCAAGGAGGTCATCCAGGTCACCGGCCGTGAGACGTCCACCTCCGCCGGCCAGCTCCGGCTGACCACGGTCGGGGTGCAGCCCTCGGTCAAGCTGCGCTCGGCGATCCAGGGCTGGTTCTCCGACGACGAGGCGGTGGTGCCGCGCGAGCTGGTGTACCCGCCCGGGGAGACCCGCAAGGAGGTCGAGGAACGCAACGCGGAGGACTTCAAGGTCTCGCAGACCAGCGCGGAGACCGCGGCGCTGCGCGAGCTGGGGTACCCGGTGCAGGTGGTGGTCAAGACCGTCGCCGCCGACGGCCCGGCGGCCGGCGTACTCAAGCCCGGCGACGTGCTGACCTCGGTCGACGGGGAGCCGGTCCCGTTGGCCGCGCGCCTCACGGAGCTGATCAGGGCGAAGCCGGCCGGGACCGCGCTGGAGCTCGGCTACACCCGCGACGGCGCCGCCGCGACGGCGAGGGTCACCAGCCGGGAGCAGGACGGGCGGCCCCGCATCGGCGTCGAGATCGAGCAGCAGCAGCCGCACCCGTTCACCCTGAGCATCGACCTGGAGGACATCGGCGGGCCGAGCGCCGGCCTGATGTTCGCCCTCGGCATCGTGGACAAGCTGACCCCGGAGGACCTGACCGGCGGGAAGGTCATCGCCGGCACCGGCACGATCGACGACGCCGGCCGGGTCGGCCCGATCGGCGGCATCGCCCAGAAGCTGGTGGGCGCGAAGGAGGCCGGCGCGGTGGCGTTCCTGGTGCCGGCGGCGAACTGCGCCGAGGCCGTACGCAACCCGCAGCCCGGGCTGCCGCTGCTGAAGGTCGGCTCGCTGGACGAGGCACTGACCACGCTGGAGACGCTGCGCGCCGGGGGTCAGCCGACCCGCTGCTGA
- a CDS encoding zinc-dependent metalloprotease has translation MQQFMSQLQHLLSASGSGPVNWDLARQVAASQLAAAGDPAVSPFERNAVEEALRLADLWLEPASALPSGIQTSLAWNRNEWIYKTLDVWRKLCDPVASRMVGAMGDLVPPEARAQLGPMQSMVATLGGALFGGQLGQALGSLAAEVLSAGDIGLPLGPAGTAALIPANIRAYGEGLELPEDEVRLYVALREAAHQRLFQHVPWLRGHVLNAVEMYAAGIRVNREAIEEAMGRVDPTDPESMQAIALEGIFTPEDSPAQKASLARLETALALVEGWVCHVVDSAASGRLPNVVSLGEAFRRRRAAGGPAEQTFAALVGLELRPRRLREAAALWAALTEHRGISGRDALWGHPDLLPSDDDFADPVAFAMSEWDLGELESFDFSAPGGPEEKAPGEPEQRRPDDEPEDGDTRP, from the coding sequence ATGCAGCAGTTCATGTCGCAGTTGCAGCACCTGCTCTCCGCGTCGGGCAGCGGGCCGGTCAACTGGGACCTGGCCCGGCAGGTGGCCGCCAGCCAACTCGCCGCCGCGGGCGACCCGGCGGTGTCGCCCTTCGAGCGCAACGCGGTGGAGGAGGCGTTGCGGCTCGCCGACCTGTGGCTGGAGCCGGCGTCCGCCCTGCCCTCGGGCATCCAGACCTCGCTGGCCTGGAACCGCAACGAGTGGATCTACAAGACGCTCGACGTCTGGCGCAAGCTCTGCGACCCGGTCGCCAGCCGGATGGTCGGCGCGATGGGCGACCTGGTGCCGCCGGAGGCGCGCGCCCAGCTCGGCCCGATGCAGTCGATGGTCGCCACCCTCGGTGGCGCGCTCTTCGGCGGCCAGCTCGGCCAGGCGCTCGGCTCGCTCGCCGCGGAGGTGCTCTCCGCCGGCGACATCGGGCTGCCGCTCGGCCCGGCCGGCACGGCCGCGCTGATCCCGGCCAACATCCGGGCGTACGGCGAGGGCCTGGAGCTGCCCGAGGACGAGGTGCGCCTCTACGTCGCCCTGCGTGAGGCCGCCCACCAGCGGCTCTTCCAGCACGTGCCGTGGCTGCGCGGGCACGTGCTCAACGCCGTGGAGATGTACGCCGCCGGCATCCGGGTCAACCGGGAGGCGATCGAGGAGGCGATGGGGCGGGTCGACCCGACCGACCCGGAGTCGATGCAGGCGATCGCGCTGGAGGGCATCTTCACGCCGGAGGACAGCCCGGCGCAGAAGGCGTCGCTGGCCCGGCTCGAGACCGCCCTGGCCCTGGTCGAGGGCTGGGTGTGCCACGTGGTCGACAGCGCGGCGAGCGGCCGGTTGCCCAACGTGGTGAGCCTCGGCGAGGCGTTCCGCCGCCGCCGGGCCGCCGGTGGCCCGGCCGAGCAGACCTTCGCGGCGCTGGTCGGCCTGGAGCTGCGTCCGCGCCGGCTGCGCGAGGCGGCGGCGCTCTGGGCGGCGCTGACCGAGCACCGGGGCATCTCCGGCCGGGACGCCCTGTGGGGCCACCCCGACCTGCTCCCCTCCGACGACGACTTCGCCGACCCGGTCGCCTTCGCGATGTCCGAGTGGGACCTCGGCGAGTTGGAGAGCTTCGACTTCAGCGCGCCGGGCGGCCCGGAGGAGAAGGCCCCGGGCGAGCCGGAGCAGCGGCGCCCGGACGACGAGCCCGAGGACGGCGACACCCGCCCCTGA
- a CDS encoding M48 family metallopeptidase — protein MAGVRKPVVEVRRSQRRRRTVSAYRDGERVVVLIPDQFSRAEESEWVDRMLARLAAREGRLARSDAELLARATRLIKLYLADHGTQAVPTSVRWVTNQNGRWGSCTPDDGTIRISHRIRDMPDWVIDYVLMHELAHLIVPSHNARFWALVARYPKSERARGYLEGVAAASGTPLTD, from the coding sequence ATGGCAGGGGTGCGGAAGCCGGTCGTCGAGGTGCGGCGCAGCCAGCGTCGGCGACGCACGGTGTCCGCGTACCGCGACGGTGAACGGGTCGTCGTCCTCATCCCGGACCAGTTCTCCCGGGCCGAGGAGAGCGAGTGGGTCGACCGGATGCTCGCCCGGCTCGCCGCCCGGGAGGGGCGCCTCGCCCGGTCCGACGCCGAGCTGCTCGCCCGGGCCACCCGCCTGATCAAGCTCTACCTCGCCGACCACGGCACGCAGGCCGTACCGACGAGCGTCCGCTGGGTCACCAACCAGAACGGCCGATGGGGGTCCTGCACCCCCGACGACGGCACGATCCGCATCTCGCACCGCATCCGGGACATGCCCGACTGGGTCATCGACTACGTGCTCATGCACGAGCTCGCGCACCTCATCGTGCCCAGCCACAACGCCCGGTTCTGGGCCCTCGTCGCGCGCTACCCGAAGTCCGAGCGGGCGCGCGGCTACCTGGAGGGCGTCGCGGCGGCCTCCGGCACCCCGCTGACGGACTGA
- a CDS encoding DUF5679 domain-containing protein codes for MADQAQTYNGYCVKCKEKRDFEGRVEVSKTGMNMAKGKCPVCGTTVNRILGKAKV; via the coding sequence GTGGCCGACCAGGCCCAGACCTACAACGGTTACTGCGTCAAGTGCAAGGAGAAGCGGGATTTCGAGGGCCGCGTCGAGGTCTCGAAGACCGGGATGAACATGGCCAAGGGCAAGTGTCCGGTCTGCGGCACAACAGTGAACCGCATCCTGGGCAAGGCGAAGGTCTGA
- a CDS encoding AarF/ABC1/UbiB kinase family protein gives MTDIPRRAVSRTAKLAALPLGFAGRTVLGMGKRVTGLASDVISAEIQQRTAEQLFSVLGQLKGGAMKFGQALSVFEAALPEEIAAPYRQALTKLQEAAPPLPAASVHKVLAEQLGPDWRDRFVEFDDTPAAAASIGQVHRAVWREPGYGPSGAPQSRDVAVKIQYPGAGDALLADLKQLSRLGGMFRAIQPGLDVKPLLAELRERITEELDYELEAESQRAFAAAYADDPEIHIPAVVSASPRVLVTEWVEGTPLAEIIREGTEEQRDEAGRLMAILHLSAPQRAGLLHADPHPGNFRLLADGRLGVIDFGAVARMPEGTPEPIGRIAALALRGDADEVVAGLRSEGFIGPTEEIDAEAVLDFLRPMLEPIAAEEFRFTRAWLRTEATRLASPRSPAYQLSRQLNLPPSYLLIHRVTLGSIGVLCQLEAKAPYRGILERWLPGFAPSAGRPPAGG, from the coding sequence GTGACCGACATCCCGCGCCGGGCCGTGTCCCGGACCGCCAAGCTCGCCGCTCTGCCGCTCGGCTTCGCCGGTCGGACCGTCCTCGGCATGGGTAAGCGCGTCACGGGGCTCGCCTCCGACGTGATCTCCGCGGAGATCCAGCAACGCACCGCCGAGCAGCTCTTCAGCGTGTTGGGGCAGCTCAAGGGCGGTGCGATGAAGTTCGGCCAGGCGCTGTCGGTCTTCGAGGCCGCCCTGCCCGAGGAGATCGCCGCCCCCTACCGGCAGGCCCTCACCAAGCTCCAGGAGGCGGCGCCGCCGCTGCCGGCGGCCAGCGTGCACAAGGTGCTCGCCGAGCAGCTCGGCCCGGACTGGCGGGACCGGTTCGTGGAGTTCGACGACACCCCCGCCGCCGCGGCCAGCATCGGCCAGGTGCACCGGGCGGTGTGGCGGGAGCCGGGCTACGGGCCTTCCGGCGCGCCGCAGTCCCGCGACGTGGCTGTCAAGATCCAGTACCCGGGCGCCGGTGACGCCCTGCTCGCCGACCTCAAGCAGCTCTCCCGCCTCGGTGGGATGTTCCGGGCGATCCAGCCCGGGCTGGACGTCAAGCCGCTCCTGGCGGAGCTGCGGGAACGGATCACCGAGGAACTCGACTACGAGTTGGAGGCCGAGTCGCAGCGCGCCTTCGCCGCCGCGTACGCGGACGATCCGGAGATCCACATCCCGGCGGTGGTCTCGGCGTCGCCCCGGGTCCTGGTCACCGAGTGGGTGGAGGGCACCCCGCTGGCGGAGATCATCCGCGAGGGCACGGAGGAGCAGCGCGACGAGGCCGGCCGGCTCATGGCGATCCTGCACCTGTCCGCGCCGCAGCGGGCCGGGCTGCTGCACGCCGACCCGCACCCGGGCAACTTCCGGCTGCTGGCGGACGGCCGGCTCGGCGTGATCGACTTCGGCGCGGTGGCCCGGATGCCGGAGGGCACGCCCGAGCCGATCGGCCGCATCGCCGCGCTGGCGTTGCGGGGCGACGCCGACGAGGTGGTGGCGGGCCTGCGCTCGGAGGGCTTCATCGGCCCCACCGAGGAGATCGACGCCGAGGCGGTGCTCGACTTCCTGCGTCCGATGCTGGAGCCCATCGCCGCCGAGGAGTTCCGGTTCACCCGGGCCTGGCTGCGCACGGAGGCGACCCGGTTGGCCAGCCCCCGCTCCCCCGCGTACCAGTTGAGCCGGCAGCTCAACCTGCCGCCGTCGTACCTGCTCATCCACCGGGTGACGCTCGGCTCGATCGGCGTGCTCTGCCAGCTGGAGGCGAAGGCGCCCTACCGGGGCATCCTGGAGCGCTGGCTGCCCGGTTTCGCCCCGTCGGCCGGGCGGCCCCCCGCGGGCGGCTGA
- a CDS encoding WhiB family transcriptional regulator, which translates to MSLALAPLDVSVEVEANLPCRKFDPDLWFSDSPAELELAKSLCGDCPLRVECLAGAVERAEPWGVWGGEIFERGAVVPRKRPRGRPRKEDLARDAALRVEAEARLAASGLSESRTTVRLAA; encoded by the coding sequence ATGAGTCTGGCGTTGGCCCCGCTCGACGTGAGCGTCGAGGTGGAGGCGAACCTGCCCTGCCGGAAGTTCGACCCCGACCTGTGGTTCTCCGACTCGCCCGCCGAGCTCGAGCTGGCCAAGTCGCTCTGCGGGGACTGCCCGCTGCGCGTCGAGTGCCTGGCCGGGGCGGTGGAGCGGGCCGAGCCCTGGGGCGTCTGGGGCGGCGAGATCTTCGAGCGTGGCGCGGTCGTCCCGCGCAAGCGGCCCCGTGGCCGTCCGCGCAAGGAGGACCTCGCCCGCGACGCGGCGCTCCGGGTCGAGGCCGAGGCACGACTGGCGGCCAGTGGGCTGTCCGAGTCGCGCACCACGGTCCGGCTGGCGGCCTGA
- a CDS encoding ATP-dependent DNA helicase UvrD2 translates to MVVHSASERVLAGLDPEQRSAVTAPAGPVCILAGAGTGKTRAVTSRIAHRALSGEISARHVLAVTFTARAAAEMRARLTALGVGGVQARTFHAAALRQVRYFAPRLLQGRAMPELLDSKVRLVTLAAAKAGLRTDRAAARDLAGEIEWAKSSLVEPGEYVVAAAKAMRDTPHEPGRVAEVFAAYERLKRSNGVIDFEDMLRAAVWGIEEHRDVAEQVRAQYRHFVVDEYQDVNPLQQRLLQAWLGGRDDLTVVGDASQTIYSFTGATSSYLVDFPRRYRGATVVRLVRDYRSTPQVVGLANAVISQARGAEARLRLELVGQRPPGPEPELRIFTDEPAEANAVAARCRALVDAGTPAKEIAVLFRTNAQSEAYEKALTEAQVPYVVQGAERFFERAEVRQAMVALRAATRSIPGETPLPAAVVEALTAVGWAPDAAPAGGAARERWEALAALVQLAEEYAATPQVLPIGPAASVERPVTLADFNDELARRAAAQHVPTVDGVTLASLHSAKGLEWDAVFLVGLSEGTLPTTYAKTVEQVEEERRLLYVGVTRAREWLWLSYASARSPGGRARRPSRFLPQLDRSGGAERAGATPAARRPERRRTQIVSCRICGATLLAGPDRKLGRCPTCPSDIDEELHERLREWRQRVAGGQRVPAYVVFTDATLVALAERRPGRAEELIAIAGIGPRKLGLYGEAVLALVAGAAVDDVCPEETFEISP, encoded by the coding sequence GTGGTGGTTCACTCAGCATCCGAACGCGTGCTCGCCGGGCTCGACCCGGAGCAGCGGTCGGCGGTGACCGCCCCCGCCGGACCGGTCTGCATCCTGGCCGGCGCCGGCACCGGCAAGACCCGCGCGGTCACCTCCCGGATCGCCCACCGGGCGCTCTCCGGGGAGATCTCCGCCCGGCACGTGCTCGCGGTGACCTTCACGGCCCGCGCCGCCGCCGAGATGCGCGCCCGGCTCACCGCGCTCGGGGTGGGCGGCGTCCAGGCGCGCACCTTCCACGCGGCGGCCCTGCGCCAGGTGCGCTACTTCGCACCCCGGCTGCTCCAGGGGCGGGCCATGCCCGAGCTGCTGGACAGCAAGGTCCGGCTGGTCACCCTCGCCGCGGCCAAGGCCGGCCTGCGTACCGACCGGGCGGCCGCCCGGGACCTCGCCGGCGAGATCGAGTGGGCGAAGTCGTCGCTGGTGGAACCGGGGGAGTACGTCGTCGCGGCGGCGAAGGCGATGCGGGACACCCCGCACGAGCCGGGCCGCGTCGCCGAGGTCTTCGCGGCGTACGAGCGGCTCAAGCGGTCCAACGGGGTGATCGACTTCGAGGACATGCTGCGCGCCGCGGTCTGGGGCATCGAGGAGCACCGGGACGTCGCCGAGCAGGTCCGCGCCCAGTACCGGCACTTCGTCGTCGACGAGTACCAGGACGTCAACCCCCTCCAGCAGCGGCTGCTCCAGGCGTGGCTGGGCGGGCGGGACGACCTGACCGTGGTCGGCGACGCCAGCCAGACGATCTACTCGTTCACCGGCGCCACCTCGTCGTACCTGGTCGACTTCCCGCGCCGGTACCGGGGCGCGACGGTGGTCCGGCTGGTCCGCGACTACCGTTCCACCCCGCAGGTCGTCGGGCTGGCCAACGCGGTGATCTCCCAGGCGCGGGGCGCCGAGGCCCGGCTGCGCCTGGAACTGGTCGGCCAGCGCCCGCCCGGCCCCGAACCGGAGCTGCGGATCTTCACCGACGAGCCGGCCGAGGCCAACGCGGTGGCCGCGCGCTGCCGCGCCCTGGTCGACGCCGGCACCCCGGCGAAGGAGATCGCCGTGCTGTTCCGGACCAACGCGCAGTCCGAGGCGTACGAGAAGGCGCTGACCGAGGCGCAGGTGCCGTACGTGGTGCAGGGGGCGGAGCGGTTCTTCGAGCGGGCCGAGGTCCGGCAGGCGATGGTCGCCCTGCGGGCCGCCACGCGGTCGATCCCCGGGGAGACCCCACTGCCCGCCGCCGTGGTGGAGGCGCTCACCGCGGTCGGCTGGGCCCCCGACGCCGCCCCGGCCGGCGGCGCCGCCCGCGAGCGGTGGGAGGCGCTCGCCGCGCTGGTGCAACTCGCCGAGGAGTACGCCGCCACGCCGCAGGTGCTGCCGATCGGGCCCGCCGCCTCGGTCGAGCGCCCGGTCACCCTGGCCGACTTCAACGACGAACTGGCCCGCCGGGCCGCCGCACAGCACGTGCCGACGGTCGACGGGGTGACCCTGGCCTCGCTGCACTCCGCAAAGGGCCTGGAGTGGGACGCGGTCTTCCTGGTCGGCCTCTCCGAGGGCACCCTGCCCACCACGTACGCCAAGACCGTCGAACAGGTTGAGGAGGAGCGCCGGCTGCTCTACGTCGGCGTCACCCGGGCCAGGGAGTGGCTCTGGCTGTCGTACGCCTCGGCGCGATCCCCGGGCGGGCGGGCCCGGCGGCCCTCGCGGTTCCTGCCGCAGCTCGACCGCTCCGGCGGTGCGGAGCGGGCCGGGGCCACGCCGGCGGCGCGCCGGCCGGAGCGCCGCCGGACCCAGATCGTCTCCTGCCGGATCTGCGGCGCCACCCTGCTCGCCGGGCCGGACCGCAAGCTCGGTCGCTGCCCCACCTGCCCCTCGGACATCGACGAGGAGCTGCACGAACGCCTGCGCGAGTGGCGCCAGCGGGTGGCCGGCGGGCAGCGGGTACCGGCCTATGTGGTCTTCACCGACGCCACCCTGGTCGCGCTCGCGGAGCGGCGCCCCGGCCGGGCGGAGGAGCTGATCGCGATCGCCGGCATCGGGCCCCGGAAACTCGGCCTCTACGGGGAGGCGGTGCTGGCGCTGGTGGCGGGCGCGGCGGTCGACGACGTCTGCCCGGAGGAAACTTTCGAAATCTCGCCGTAA
- a CDS encoding mycoredoxin, with product MLTMYSTPWCGYCHRLKSQLDREGIGYEVVDIEQDTKAAEFVMSVNGGNQTVPTLRFADGSALTNPSITQVKQHLATIDA from the coding sequence ATGCTGACGATGTATTCGACCCCCTGGTGCGGCTACTGCCACCGGCTGAAGTCGCAGCTCGACCGGGAGGGCATCGGCTACGAGGTGGTCGACATCGAGCAGGACACGAAGGCCGCGGAGTTCGTGATGAGCGTCAACGGCGGCAACCAGACCGTCCCGACGCTGCGTTTCGCCGACGGCAGCGCCCTGACCAACCCCTCGATCACCCAGGTCAAGCAGCACCTGGCCACGATCGACGCCTGA
- a CDS encoding MFS transporter, which yields MRTVLRRPDFRLLFGGLLASMAAESILLLALAIWVKDLTGSDGLAGATIFAVIAPMTLAPLVGWIVDRYPRRPFFVAANLVTAVLLTPLLVVQDRADVWIIYVVAALYGLSYITLSAVLSGLIRQLVPVELLAEANGVLQTVRQGLRLIGPLAGAGLYAAVGGWMLAVIGMVGFLSAAVVVGLIRTTETPPTGPGLRWRAEVSAGLRHLAGEPALRRALLGYGLGSLAMGFSESLIFAYVDQGLRRDAAFVGVLVTVQGIGGLVGGLLSPAVVRRAGEVGTLAAGVAFFGPASLALVYPNLWLGFVAVLLAGVSLPLTMVGLHTLIQRRTPQGLLGRVAAASEAVVSGPQALSIGAGALLVGVLDYRVLFALIGVATLLAGGFLWHGRTLSPPPPVRIPAQRRPAGVPAAVDPVDAANQEVVGTIPPGPAR from the coding sequence ATGCGCACCGTCCTGCGCCGCCCGGATTTCCGCCTGCTCTTCGGCGGCCTGCTCGCCAGCATGGCCGCCGAGTCGATCCTGCTGCTGGCCCTCGCCATCTGGGTGAAGGACCTGACCGGGTCGGACGGGCTGGCCGGCGCCACCATCTTCGCGGTCATCGCCCCGATGACCCTGGCCCCGCTGGTGGGGTGGATCGTCGACCGCTACCCCCGGCGCCCGTTCTTCGTGGCGGCGAACCTGGTGACGGCCGTGCTGCTCACCCCGCTCCTCGTGGTGCAGGACCGGGCCGACGTGTGGATCATCTACGTGGTGGCGGCCCTGTACGGGCTGTCGTACATCACCCTCAGCGCGGTGCTCAGCGGCCTGATCCGCCAGCTCGTGCCGGTGGAGCTGCTGGCCGAGGCGAACGGCGTGCTCCAGACCGTGCGCCAGGGGCTGCGGCTGATCGGCCCGCTGGCCGGCGCCGGGCTCTACGCCGCCGTCGGCGGCTGGATGCTGGCCGTGATCGGGATGGTCGGCTTCCTGTCGGCGGCCGTCGTGGTGGGCCTGATCCGCACGACGGAGACGCCGCCCACCGGGCCCGGGCTGCGCTGGCGGGCCGAGGTGAGCGCCGGGCTGCGGCACCTGGCCGGGGAGCCGGCGCTGCGCCGGGCGCTGCTCGGCTACGGGCTGGGGTCGCTGGCGATGGGCTTCAGCGAGTCGTTGATCTTCGCGTACGTCGACCAGGGGCTGCGCCGGGACGCCGCGTTCGTCGGCGTGCTGGTCACCGTGCAGGGCATCGGCGGACTGGTCGGCGGCCTGCTCTCCCCGGCCGTGGTGCGCCGCGCCGGCGAGGTGGGCACCCTCGCCGCCGGGGTCGCGTTCTTCGGGCCGGCCTCGCTGGCGCTGGTGTACCCGAACCTCTGGCTGGGCTTCGTCGCGGTGCTGCTGGCCGGGGTGTCGCTGCCGCTGACCATGGTCGGGCTGCACACGCTGATCCAGCGGCGCACCCCGCAGGGGCTGCTCGGCCGGGTCGCCGCGGCCTCGGAGGCCGTGGTCAGCGGCCCGCAGGCGCTCTCGATCGGCGCGGGGGCGCTGCTCGTCGGGGTGCTGGACTACCGCGTCCTGTTCGCCCTGATCGGGGTGGCCACCCTGCTCGCCGGCGGCTTCCTCTGGCACGGCCGCACGCTCAGCCCACCGCCGCCCGTCCGGATCCCCGCCCAACGCCGGCCCGCCGGGGTGCCCGCCGCCGTCGACCCGGTCGACGCGGCGAACCAGGAGGTGGTCGGCACGATCCCACCCGGCCCGGCGCGCTGA
- a CDS encoding helix-turn-helix transcriptional regulator, whose product MPPASPSPILRRRRLGTELRRLREAAGLTGDQVIERIGWASASKLSRLENGRSRPDPEDVHVLLDLYGVDGALRGELLGITQEAGDIRGWLRNYPVMTQQQRSFAELEAGCAEISEYNPVLVPGLLQTPDYASVRIASARRVDEEAGDPEAGEDIDTEVRARLARQSLLTRSTDAPRYTAVLEEAALGGRTAPPEVLRAQLVQLCELAMLPNVTLHVLPRDTQIGDWYLPPTAFSVYRFADPLDPETLAIEGGFTDVMSTEVNALNRYKVVFEWLCTAALSKPDTLSWLIEATGRLPGTATASTVAYGPATAPTQRRRYSGRLTER is encoded by the coding sequence GTGCCTCCTGCCTCACCCAGCCCGATCCTGCGCCGCCGCAGGTTGGGCACCGAGCTGCGCCGGCTGCGCGAGGCCGCGGGTCTCACGGGAGACCAGGTCATCGAGCGGATCGGCTGGGCGTCCGCGTCCAAGTTGTCCCGGCTGGAGAACGGCCGCAGCCGCCCGGACCCGGAGGACGTCCACGTACTGCTGGACCTCTACGGCGTCGACGGGGCGCTACGCGGGGAGCTCCTCGGCATCACCCAGGAGGCCGGCGACATCCGCGGCTGGCTGCGGAACTACCCGGTGATGACCCAGCAGCAGCGCAGCTTCGCCGAGCTGGAGGCGGGCTGCGCGGAGATCTCGGAATACAACCCGGTCCTGGTGCCGGGCCTGCTCCAGACGCCGGACTACGCGTCGGTACGGATCGCCTCGGCCCGGCGGGTCGACGAGGAGGCCGGCGACCCCGAGGCCGGTGAGGACATCGACACCGAGGTGCGGGCCCGGCTGGCCCGCCAGTCGCTGCTCACCCGCTCGACCGACGCGCCCCGCTACACGGCGGTGCTGGAGGAGGCGGCGCTCGGCGGCCGGACGGCGCCGCCGGAGGTGCTGCGCGCGCAGCTCGTGCAGCTCTGCGAACTGGCGATGCTGCCGAACGTCACGCTGCACGTGCTGCCGCGCGACACCCAGATCGGCGACTGGTACCTCCCGCCGACCGCGTTCTCGGTCTACCGGTTCGCCGATCCGCTCGATCCGGAGACGCTGGCGATCGAAGGGGGGTTCACCGACGTCATGTCCACCGAGGTAAACGCCCTAAATCGCTATAAAGTGGTGTTCGAGTGGCTATGCACAGCGGCGCTCTCCAAACCGGACACCCTCTCCTGGCTGATCGAGGCGACGGGGCGGCTGCCCGGCACGGCGACCGCGTCCACGGTGGCGTACGGGCCGGCAACGGCGCCGACCCAACGCCGCCGGTACTCCGGGCGCCTGACGGAGCGGTGA
- a CDS encoding DUF397 domain-containing protein codes for MNEIRNTPSVPAQLEHAPWRKSTRSQTSNCVEVAPLRTGPAAVALRDSKDQGGPVLLFNRAGWLGFITGAKNGQFDLN; via the coding sequence ATGAACGAGATCCGCAACACGCCGTCCGTACCCGCCCAGCTCGAGCACGCCCCGTGGCGTAAGAGCACGCGCAGCCAGACCTCGAACTGCGTCGAGGTCGCACCACTGAGGACCGGGCCGGCCGCCGTGGCCCTGCGGGACAGCAAGGACCAGGGCGGTCCGGTGCTGCTGTTCAACCGGGCGGGCTGGCTGGGCTTCATCACCGGCGCGAAGAACGGACAGTTCGATCTGAACTGA
- the nudC gene encoding NAD(+) diphosphatase produces MSGEPAPPLARSTLDRAAHRRTDPGWLAQAWGQARVLVLDSADGGRALVRTDTSPPALVLVDPAGLPRPTSPMFLGVEPDGVPVFAVDAPLPAVSGARAAHLREVGHLLGDRDAGLFTTALALVNWHLRHRYSSATGHPTEVDEAGWSRVDPAGERIWPRTDPAMIVLVHDGVPGQDGRCLLGNNATWPHTAGERRFSCLAGYVEPGESAEAAVLREVREEVGVPVDDIAYAGSQAWPFPGSLMLGFLATADPEHPVQVDPTEIAYARWFSRREIGAALAGRPVEVGGARLVLPPPSSIALFLIHRWLDGHC; encoded by the coding sequence GTGAGCGGGGAGCCCGCGCCGCCGCTGGCCCGTTCCACCCTGGACCGGGCGGCCCACCGGCGCACCGACCCCGGGTGGCTGGCACAGGCGTGGGGTCAGGCCCGGGTGCTGGTGCTCGACTCCGCCGACGGCGGCCGGGCGCTGGTGCGTACGGACACGTCGCCGCCGGCGCTGGTGCTGGTCGATCCGGCCGGGCTGCCCCGGCCGACGTCGCCGATGTTCCTCGGTGTCGAGCCGGACGGGGTGCCGGTCTTCGCCGTGGACGCCCCTCTGCCGGCGGTGTCGGGGGCCCGGGCGGCGCACCTGCGTGAGGTCGGGCACCTGCTCGGCGACCGCGACGCCGGGCTGTTCACCACCGCGCTGGCGCTGGTCAACTGGCACCTGCGGCACCGCTACTCGTCGGCCACCGGGCACCCGACCGAGGTGGACGAGGCCGGCTGGTCCCGGGTGGACCCGGCCGGGGAGCGGATCTGGCCGCGTACCGATCCCGCGATGATCGTGCTGGTGCACGACGGCGTCCCGGGCCAGGACGGGCGGTGCCTGCTCGGCAACAACGCCACCTGGCCGCACACCGCCGGCGAGCGCCGGTTCTCCTGCCTCGCGGGCTACGTCGAGCCGGGGGAGTCGGCCGAGGCCGCGGTGCTGCGCGAGGTCCGCGAGGAGGTCGGCGTCCCGGTCGACGACATCGCGTACGCGGGCAGCCAGGCGTGGCCGTTTCCCGGCTCGCTGATGCTCGGCTTCCTCGCCACCGCGGATCCGGAGCACCCGGTGCAGGTGGATCCGACGGAGATCGCGTACGCCCGGTGGTTCTCCCGCCGGGAGATCGGCGCGGCGCTGGCGGGACGGCCGGTGGAGGTCGGTGGGGCCCGGCTGGTGCTGCCGCCGCCGTCGTCGATCGCGCTCTTCCTGATCCACCGCTGGCTCGACGGGCACTGCTGA